In the genome of Acidobacteriota bacterium, the window GGACTCCTCGGAAATGGCGTTTAAGATCGCTGGTTCGATGGGCTTTAAGGAATGCGTGAGACGTGCCAAGCCGGTGCTGCTGGAACCCGTGATGAGCGTGGAAGTGGTCGTTCCGACGGATTATATGGGTGAGGTCATCGGCGATCTGAACAGCCGCCGCGGCCGCATTGATGGCATTGAGGAGCGCGCCGGCACACAGATCATTAAATCATTCGTGCCGCTGGCCGCTATGTTCGGTTATGCCACGGACCTTCGCTCGCGCACGCAGGGCCGCGCCAGCTACACCATGCACTTCGGACGCTATGAAGAGGCTCCGGCCTCCATCGCCGAAGAAGTGATCGCCAAGCTACAGGGGCGTACAGTCGAAAAATAACATTTGAGATAGAGTTAGGGCTTCTGGCTCGCGCAACTAAACAACTACAGTTCGAGATCAAACTGAGAGGGCAGCGATGGCGAAGGAGAAATTTGACCGATCGAAACCGCATTTAAATATCGGGACGATTGGGCACATTGATCACGGGAAGACGACGTTGACGGCGGCGATCACGAAGGTGCTGAGTAAGCACGATCCGAAGATTCTGTTTCGGTCGTT includes:
- the tuf gene encoding elongation factor Tu (EF-Tu; promotes GTP-dependent binding of aminoacyl-tRNA to the A-site of ribosomes during protein biosynthesis; when the tRNA anticodon matches the mRNA codon, GTP hydrolysis results; the inactive EF-Tu-GDP leaves the ribosome and release of GDP is promoted by elongation factor Ts; many prokaryotes have two copies of the gene encoding EF-Tu), translated to MAKEKFDRSKPHLNIGTIGHIDHGKTTLTAAITKVLSKHDPKILFRS